Proteins encoded by one window of Candidatus Odinarchaeum yellowstonii:
- a CDS encoding RNA 3'-terminal phosphate cyclase: MLEIDGSIGEGGGQILRTSLAISALLNKPVRIYNIRMNRPNPGLRPQHMASVKVLADLTGAELKGLEEGSTELIFSPKGGGVKNTVIDIGTAGSISLLLQAITPYCIFTGSRVKLRIIGGTDVKWSPPIDYIKYVAAPLFKKMNIIIDVNLVKRGFYPKGGGVVDVSFHPCDELKPIQIGEQSKILQIKGVSYAGNLPLHVVKRQAESAERVLKESGLIPANTPIEILQEEPVNVLSPGSGILLYATMDKDGLLGSDSLGEKGVPAERVGESAANSLISQLKTKAGVDQHMGDMLIPYLGLAAGSSKIYTSNMTLHTATNIMIVEKFLNVKFKVLGGLNKPSYIEVEGRYLNQLR, encoded by the coding sequence ATGTTAGAGATCGATGGGAGTATAGGTGAAGGCGGAGGTCAAATTCTGAGGACGAGTCTTGCTATTTCAGCTCTTTTAAATAAACCTGTTAGAATATATAATATTCGAATGAATAGGCCTAACCCGGGGCTTAGACCCCAGCATATGGCTAGCGTGAAAGTTTTAGCGGATTTAACAGGAGCTGAGTTGAAGGGTTTAGAGGAGGGTTCAACTGAATTAATTTTTTCACCTAAAGGAGGAGGTGTTAAAAACACTGTAATCGATATTGGAACCGCTGGCAGTATCTCCCTTCTATTACAGGCTATAACGCCCTACTGTATTTTTACAGGTAGCCGTGTTAAATTGAGAATTATAGGCGGAACAGATGTGAAATGGAGCCCCCCGATAGATTATATTAAATACGTGGCAGCTCCCTTGTTTAAAAAAATGAATATTATAATAGACGTTAACCTCGTTAAAAGAGGCTTTTATCCGAAGGGTGGGGGTGTCGTGGATGTTTCATTCCATCCGTGCGATGAATTAAAACCGATTCAAATAGGAGAGCAGTCGAAGATCCTTCAAATTAAAGGTGTTTCATACGCTGGTAATCTACCTTTGCACGTGGTTAAAAGGCAAGCTGAATCAGCTGAGAGAGTTTTAAAAGAATCAGGTTTAATACCAGCTAACACGCCTATAGAGATACTTCAAGAAGAGCCTGTTAATGTTTTATCACCCGGTTCAGGAATCCTCTTATACGCTACTATGGATAAAGACGGGCTTCTCGGCTCAGATTCTCTAGGTGAGAAGGGTGTTCCAGCTGAGAGAGTGGGTGAATCAGCGGCTAACAGCCTCATATCCCAGTTGAAAACAAAAGCCGGCGTAGACCAGCATATGGGCGACATGCTCATACCCTATCTCGGTTTAGCTGCAGGCTCCTCTAAAATATACACTTCTAATATGACTCTTCACACAGCTACGAATATTATGATCGTTGAGAAATTTCTTAACGTTAAATTCAAAGTATTAGGAGGGTTAAATAAACCCTCTTACATTGAGGTTGAAGGAAGGTATTTAAATCAGCTGCGTTGA
- a CDS encoding 50S ribosome-binding GTPase yields MNPFEELKPTPLSEILLDKAFRKSLKASYNPGRVKDKLEFLKRESLIKVKVFGKVLTDSLNAIVKNFPSLGSVDPFYYELIDVLFGVEKVKQALSSINGTPPIIRRIIEDEAEGLKELESKTEVINFKKRVYGRVSSLIKKISPSLKLIREIIIEARNFPSIDKSSFTIVVAGQPNVGKSTFVKAVSTAQPEIADYPFTTKRILVGHLDYKGNVIQVIDTPGLLDREPDLRNKIELQSIIALKHLADLIIYLFDPTETCGYSLTSQLNLFKYIKNLFPDKPVIPVINKIDLAAPERVNLIFNELGSAATLSSVRNFEAKKFLNNVLDELNFQRS; encoded by the coding sequence TGAAGAATTAAAACCGACGCCTTTAAGTGAAATACTGCTAGATAAAGCTTTCAGAAAATCTCTTAAAGCCAGCTATAACCCTGGTAGAGTTAAGGATAAACTTGAATTCCTTAAACGTGAAAGCTTGATTAAAGTAAAAGTTTTCGGTAAAGTTTTAACAGATAGTTTAAACGCTATAGTGAAAAATTTCCCTTCACTAGGCAGCGTAGACCCCTTCTACTATGAATTAATAGATGTACTTTTCGGAGTGGAGAAAGTAAAGCAAGCGTTATCTTCTATAAACGGGACACCTCCAATTATCAGAAGAATAATAGAAGATGAAGCGGAAGGTTTGAAAGAATTAGAATCTAAAACAGAAGTTATAAATTTCAAAAAAAGAGTTTACGGGAGGGTTTCATCACTTATAAAAAAGATAAGCCCGAGTTTAAAGCTTATCCGTGAGATTATAATTGAAGCCCGAAATTTTCCGTCAATAGATAAATCAAGTTTCACGATAGTAGTAGCAGGTCAACCTAATGTAGGTAAGTCAACTTTCGTTAAAGCTGTTTCAACAGCTCAACCGGAGATAGCGGACTATCCTTTCACTACAAAGAGAATTCTAGTCGGACACTTAGATTATAAAGGTAACGTGATACAGGTTATCGACACACCAGGTCTTTTAGATAGAGAACCTGATTTACGGAATAAGATTGAGCTGCAGTCAATAATCGCATTAAAACACTTAGCTGATTTGATAATATACTTGTTCGACCCCACTGAAACATGCGGGTACTCTTTAACAAGTCAGTTAAATCTCTTCAAATATATTAAAAACCTCTTCCCCGATAAGCCGGTTATTCCGGTTATAAACAAAATTGATTTAGCAGCCCCGGAGAGAGTTAATTTAATATTTAATGAATTAGGTTCAGCAGCTACTCTTTCATCTGTTAGAAATTTTGAAGCTAAAAAATTCTTGAATAATGTTTTAGATGAGTTAAACTTTCAACGCAGCTGA